The genomic region TCGCCTCCCCCTGGTCCTCTGCCAGGTGCCGCTCGAAGGCTCGGGCAGCCATCTGGAAGCGTTTCTGCTCCATAAGAATCCGGCCTTCGAGGAAATCCGGAATATCCAGGGGCAGGACGGGCCCGGGCGGCATGTCGCGCAGATTCAAGGGCAAAGTGCAGAGGACCATCGGCACCCCTCGCTCCTTGGACCGCCTCACCATGCGCAGGAGATGCTTCCTAAACCTCGACTCGATGGTCTTGCGGCTTCCGTGCCGATCGCTGCGATACGCCATTACGAGCATCTTCCGCCAGGCGCGGCCAAGAAGCGTCCCTCCTCCGAGGCGCTTCGTCACGCGCGCGGTCCATGCGGGCGGCAAGCCGGGCTGAACCTCGTTGAGCACGCTCATCACGACAATGAGGTCCGGGGAGTATCCCGATACCTCCTCGTGGACCCGGTCGACGCGCGGACTGTTGTAGCTTTTAAGGCCCGTATTGACGACCTCCACGCGTCTGTCCGGGAGCAGGTCCTGGAGCACATCCTTGAAGCCGGGCTTCTCCCGTCCGCTGTCGAAGGCATTGGCCACCGAGCCGCCCAGGATGAAGACCCGGAACACGCCCTTCTCCTTTTCCTTGGAGAAGCGCCTATTCCCCAGCTCGGGATGCTTCCGTCCCGTGTAATAGACTCCGCCCGCGTTGTCCGTCTTCTCGACGAACAGGGGCTCATAGGGATCCAGAAAGAAATACTCGAAGCTCTCGTCGCTCCATCGCTCCCCGGACCCGGCGCTCCCGCCCCGGAGCAGCGCCCATACGGCGACGGCCAGCACGACAAGCCCGGCGGCTGCCGCGACTCTGGAGTTTAGACGCCTCATGCTGCCCAAGACCAAGCGGGTACTATAAAGCCGGCGCTTCGTCGACCGCCGCGCGCAGCTCCCCGAAGGTCTTGACGACGCCGGCCTGCATGCAGTCCTTGCCCAGGTGCCGGCGTATCGAGGCGATCAGCAGGGCGCGCTTGAGGGAGGTCTCGAGGCCGCCGGGGCCGAGCGCGAAGTCGCTGCTTAAATCGCCGGACGCGCAGCCGGCGAGATCCGCCACGATCTCCTCAAGAGTCTTCATAAGTGCCGAGGCGCTCACGCAGCGCCCGCAGGAACCGCGCGGCCTCGCGGCCTTCGGTAAGCCGGTGATCGAAGGTCAGGCTCAGCTGGAAGACGCGCTCGCCGCCAAGCGGCTGCTCGGCGCCGACGCCGAGGATCGCGCTCTGCCGGTGGTTGATGACGGGCCGGAAGGAGAAGACGTCTTCGCCGGAGAGATCGGTCACGGTGAAGGTCCCGTCCTGCAGGGCCGCCGCCGGCAGCGAGCCTTCGTGGTATTCGAGCGCGC from Bacteroidota bacterium harbors:
- a CDS encoding 2-oxo acid dehydrogenase subunit E2, which gives rise to ALEYHEGSLPAAALQDGTFTVTDLSGEDVFSFRPVINHRQSAILGVGAEQPLGGERVFQLSLTFDHRLTEGREAARFLRALRERLGTYEDS